The following are encoded in a window of Panicum virgatum strain AP13 chromosome 5N, P.virgatum_v5, whole genome shotgun sequence genomic DNA:
- the LOC120675275 gene encoding uncharacterized protein LOC120675275 has translation MPRTSASGDDAAVEQTVPSTTVDPSSGIGATHSASSFDVNITSDAGKRAIVAKPARRFGIKGLTLIRAPTDAILDENGEAETHSASQSGVEKPPSTPDMSAQDAEAMANSMLRDSPLPNLERGNEEIAEGDRSNKLPEGGEGKKLSEGGTDEQLEKTPADSQITGNIVGRIGNVPNRAVAEVLASTSQVTSGSSLPREKVELAVKLLEEALGRKGGQSQDEAEWNALKERVKTLSSEKTALEGKLKKLSQSKKDEIEKLKEIKEDSDREAASTLQQLKTLSESRDSMHRELVELRDVRDAALEVTEAMEIPQKDGDEPLTLARRLRRVPGAFERFVSTITRQYVGHVLGLVKSYWPTTRLDALGQGDKADCT, from the exons atgccacgaacctcagcatctggggatgatgctgcgGTGGAACAAACGgtcccctccaccacagtggacccgtcGAGTGGGATCGGGGCTACTCATTCAGCGAGTAGTTTTGATGTAAATATTACTAGCGATGCGGGTAAGCGGGCCATTGTTGCCAAGCCTGCCCGCAgatttggcatcaaggggctTACTCTGATAAGAGCTCCTAc agatgCAATCCTGGATGAGAACGGGGAGGCTGAGACCCACTCAGCTTCCCAATCAGGGGTGGAAAAGCCCCCGAGCACTCCAGACATGAGTGCTCAAGATGCGGAGGCGATGGCCAACTCCATGCTTCGGGATTCTCCATTGCCGAACTTGGAGAGGGGCAATGAGGAAATCGCGGAAGGTGACAGAAGCAACAAGCTTCCAGAAGGGGGAGAAGGCAAAAAGCTTTCTGAGGGAGGCACTGATGAACAGCTCGAGaagacccctgcag attcccaaatCACAGGGAATATTGTAGGAAGGATTGGAAATGTGCCCAACAGGGCTGTGGCTGAAGTgctggcgagtacttcccaagtcacATCAGGAAGTAGCTTGCcacgagagaaggtggagcttgctgtcaAGCTGCtagag GAAGCACTGGGACGGAAGGGTGGCCAATCCCAGGACGAGGCAGAGTGGAATGCCCTGAAAgagagggttaagacgctcTCATCTGAGAAGACAGCTCTTGAGGGAAAGCTGAAGAAGCTCTCTcaatctaagaaag atgaaatagagaagctcaaggagatcaaggaggactctgatcGGGAGGCGGCGTCGACTCTCCAGCAGCTCAAGACCTTGTCGGAGTCACGAGACTCGATGCACCGAGAACTCGTGGAGCTGAGAGATGTCAGGGATGCCGCTCTGGAGGTGACCGAGGCCATGGAAATCCCACAAAAAGATGGAGATGAGCCGCTCACGCTGGCTAGGAGGCTTCGCAGGGTTCCCGGAGCCTTTGAGAGGTTTGTTTCCACCATCACCCGCCAGTACGTGGGTCACGTACTGGGGTTGGTGAAGTcctattggccaaccactcgtctggacG